The following DNA comes from candidate division KSB1 bacterium.
ATGTTTCCCCACGGAACAAAACTGATCGGATTAAGCGTCTCCCTGCTTAAAGGATTGTCGCTTTTTTGATGTAATCCAATTTAGGGAAATTTTTATTCAGATAGTCGTTGCCCCCCTGTTGAATCAATTGTTGGGAAGGCCCAGGGCCGTTAGGTGCGCCTTCTCCGTAGCCGCTGTAAAGCTGATCGACCACTTCCATTCCTTCTATCACTTTCCCCACAGGTGCGAACCCCATTGCGTCCAGCCGCGAATTATCGCCATAATTAATGAACAACTGAGTCGTGCGAGAGTTGGGCAATTGGGTCTTCGCAAAAGTCACGTAACCCCGAAGGTTGCTTTGTTTGACTGGATCATCTGGGATGGTTAAATTGCGCCAAGTCTGTATCACCCTTGGATCGCCATGATAGCCGAACTGAGCCATGAACCCATCAATAACGCGGAAAAAACGAACGCCATCATAATATCCGTGTCTGGCAAGGTAATATAAGCGATCGGCACCATGAGGAGCCCAATCGCGATGCACTTCAATGACAAAGTCGCCTTTCGATGTCTCAAATTTAACTCTGAATTGAGCAGGACACGGTTGAGCAAGCTCATTGAGATCAGGATTTAGGATTTTCTCTGAGATAGCTGGTGTTTCGATTTG
Coding sequences within:
- a CDS encoding peptidylprolyl isomerase, with the translated sequence MFRSMKLLSTVLMILVSFVSCGKDQQKSPGKSQIETPAISEKILNPDLNELAQPCPAQFRVKFETSKGDFVIEVHRDWAPHGADRLYYLARHGYYDGVRFFRVIDGFMAQFGYHGDPRVIQTWRNLTIPDDPVKQSNLRGYVTFAKTQLPNSRTTQLFINYGDNSRLDAMGFAPVGKVIEGMEVVDQLYSGYGEGAPNGPGPSQQLIQQGGNDYLNKNFPKLDYIKKATIL